A window of the Bacillus sp. A301a_S52 genome harbors these coding sequences:
- a CDS encoding thioredoxin domain-containing protein yields the protein MKHTFVSHLFASIVGMVAVLLIVLSFVIVVFWQTDQDEPALGEEEGEYSEPTAYQTADLIEDRIFLGEEEAENEVIFVLDYACPYCKEWVEDIYGQLKDDYIDSGDVKFYILPQVFLSKESLALTEFTEKVAQRYPEQYFDVTNKIYETFEEDHWGSDAYIESLAAEFDLNEWEEIELDYDVIRRTRQVTRGLDVEVVPSIYVNGYKIEDMMDYEEIKHLLETTERAKWPSSGESCSENDDDC from the coding sequence ATGAAACATACATTTGTTAGTCATCTATTTGCGAGTATTGTAGGTATGGTTGCTGTTCTACTCATCGTGTTAAGCTTTGTTATCGTCGTATTTTGGCAAACCGATCAGGATGAGCCAGCTTTAGGGGAGGAAGAGGGAGAATATAGTGAACCAACGGCTTATCAAACGGCTGATTTAATAGAGGATCGAATCTTTTTAGGGGAAGAAGAGGCAGAAAATGAGGTCATTTTCGTGTTAGATTATGCCTGTCCCTATTGCAAAGAATGGGTAGAAGATATTTATGGGCAGTTGAAGGACGATTATATTGATTCAGGAGATGTAAAGTTTTATATTTTGCCCCAAGTATTTTTAAGTAAAGAATCGCTAGCTCTGACAGAATTTACAGAGAAGGTGGCACAACGTTACCCTGAACAATATTTTGATGTCACAAATAAAATATATGAAACATTTGAAGAAGACCATTGGGGATCAGATGCATATATTGAGAGTTTAGCTGCAGAATTTGACTTGAATGAGTGGGAAGAGATTGAGCTTGATTATGATGTTATCAGACGGACAAGACAAGTGACGCGTGGATTAGACGTTGAGGTCGTGCCTTCAATTTACGTGAATGGCTATAAAATTGAAGATATGATGGACTACGAAGAAATCAAACACTTACTTGAAACAACTGAACGAGCTAAATGGCCTAGCAGCGGTGAAAGTTGCAGCGAAAATGATGATGATTGCTAA
- a CDS encoding spore germination protein: MTHNVILHEKLALIQEQLGKSTDVVYHCFTTWSGQPCALVYIEGIVSREGVQRYVLEPLIRSHERKQSFHDLLENVFLKKHLAVAGYRICHDIGNALQELLDGSVLLLMDQEVTMASFPLGKYEMRQVNESTNENVIRGPKEAFVEDLKTNISLLRRKIKSEKLTVDMLRFGELTHTKASILYLNGVCEEQLVHEVKERLGKIELDGVLDSGYLEAFLEDEPMSPFPQLENTERPDVAAASLLEGRIAILLDGSPVCLIAPVTFFMLMQAAEDYYQRAMVGTWVRWVRFFSILISLTLPSLYVAITTFHAEVLPTNLMLTIAAARDIVPFPALLEALMMELTFEVLREASVRIPKPLGQAISILGALVIGTAAVQAGIVSAPMVIVVSLTGITSYVVPHNNLGTSIRLLRFPVLIMASVFGVFGIMICFVLIILHLCTLRSLGTPYLTPLNWSEWKDVFVRVPWTMMKNRPSLFGTAHNKARTEDLTGTHKLKEEKP; this comes from the coding sequence ATGACCCACAATGTTATTTTGCATGAGAAATTAGCGCTTATTCAAGAACAGCTTGGTAAGTCGACAGATGTGGTATATCACTGTTTTACAACCTGGAGCGGCCAACCGTGTGCATTAGTATACATTGAAGGGATCGTAAGTCGTGAAGGTGTTCAACGGTATGTGTTGGAACCATTGATAAGAAGTCATGAGCGAAAGCAATCCTTTCATGACTTACTTGAAAATGTATTTTTGAAAAAGCACCTTGCAGTTGCTGGCTATCGTATTTGTCATGACATCGGAAACGCTTTGCAAGAACTATTGGACGGCTCCGTTTTGTTACTGATGGATCAAGAAGTGACGATGGCGTCATTTCCATTAGGCAAATATGAGATGCGCCAAGTGAATGAATCGACCAATGAAAACGTCATACGTGGGCCTAAGGAAGCTTTTGTAGAAGATTTAAAAACAAATATAAGCTTACTTCGTCGGAAGATTAAAAGTGAGAAGTTGACAGTTGATATGTTGCGTTTTGGAGAGTTAACTCACACAAAAGCTTCTATTCTATATCTTAACGGAGTATGTGAGGAGCAATTGGTTCATGAAGTGAAAGAAAGACTAGGAAAGATTGAGTTGGACGGTGTACTAGATTCAGGTTACTTAGAAGCTTTTCTGGAAGATGAACCAATGTCACCGTTTCCACAGCTAGAGAATACTGAGCGGCCGGATGTAGCAGCGGCATCGTTATTGGAAGGTCGAATCGCCATTTTGTTAGATGGGTCACCCGTTTGTTTGATAGCGCCCGTCACATTTTTTATGTTAATGCAAGCAGCTGAAGATTATTATCAACGAGCAATGGTTGGCACATGGGTAAGGTGGGTTCGTTTCTTTTCCATCTTAATTTCTTTAACACTTCCCTCATTATATGTAGCGATTACAACGTTTCATGCAGAGGTGCTTCCCACAAACTTGATGTTAACCATTGCAGCAGCAAGAGATATCGTCCCATTTCCAGCATTATTGGAAGCGTTGATGATGGAACTGACCTTTGAAGTGTTGCGGGAAGCGAGTGTTCGTATTCCGAAACCGTTAGGACAAGCCATTTCTATTCTTGGTGCCCTCGTAATCGGGACGGCTGCTGTTCAAGCAGGGATTGTCTCAGCACCTATGGTCATCGTTGTGTCATTGACGGGAATTACTTCTTATGTAGTCCCACATAACAATTTAGGCACTTCAATTCGTCTCCTTCGATTTCCTGTTCTTATCATGGCCAGTGTATTTGGTGTTTTCGGGATCATGATCTGTTTCGTTCTTATTATTCTTCACTTATGTACGTTGCGTTCGCTCGGTACCCCTTATCTCACGCCGTTAAATTGGTCTGAATGGAAGGATGTTTTTGTGCGTGTTCCTTGGACAATGATGAAAAATCGACCAAGCCTGTTTGGTACTGCTCATAACAAAGCGAGAACAGAAGATTTAACAGGCACTCACAAACTCAAGGAAGAAAAGCCATGA
- a CDS encoding Ger(x)C family spore germination protein has product MMKKQWRGAALIVLILIMPGCWSLIEINDNALVTAVYLDITEEGLVELTLGFPLTTRMIPGDIGGTADGGDLYATVTKTAENIPTAYRKIQADLSRIITWGHTRIIVFSSEFAESGVYESLEFFTRQPDFHLTASVFIAPDKAADIAGLTPAFERLPSEVLHEFVNHEVTLEVKVKDFMKAYHYGGNTLAPLLTIGEKPMISEEGEKSTWVGTGGAALFHEGRMVGELSVPLMRGAMWFERRTEDAVITIDSFTDGKPVSIIVLYADIKKKPQIKDGNVVFELTIEVDDDLLAVDSNIDVTVPSLLHKLEKQFATAIKERIEGAFEETQAHQADVFNIGQYLEWYYPDYWEEVRPQWSEKYSDVMLECDVTIKINRPGSVKEPPWAKEEIEI; this is encoded by the coding sequence ATGATGAAAAAACAATGGCGAGGAGCAGCTTTAATAGTTTTAATTCTGATCATGCCAGGGTGCTGGTCACTAATAGAAATTAATGATAATGCTTTAGTGACAGCTGTCTACTTGGATATAACAGAAGAGGGCCTTGTAGAGCTTACCCTTGGATTTCCGTTAACGACACGGATGATTCCTGGCGACATCGGAGGAACAGCTGATGGTGGGGATTTATATGCTACTGTGACAAAAACAGCAGAGAATATCCCGACAGCCTATCGAAAAATCCAAGCGGACTTATCCAGAATAATTACTTGGGGTCATACACGAATCATTGTTTTCAGTAGCGAATTTGCTGAAAGCGGGGTGTATGAATCGCTAGAGTTTTTCACGCGCCAACCAGATTTCCACTTAACGGCATCCGTGTTTATTGCGCCAGATAAAGCGGCGGACATTGCAGGTTTGACACCGGCCTTTGAGAGACTACCATCCGAGGTGCTCCATGAATTTGTGAATCATGAAGTGACTCTTGAGGTGAAGGTAAAAGATTTTATGAAGGCGTATCATTATGGCGGTAATACGCTAGCCCCTCTTCTAACGATAGGGGAAAAACCGATGATAAGTGAAGAGGGAGAGAAAAGTACATGGGTTGGAACTGGAGGGGCTGCTCTCTTTCATGAAGGTAGAATGGTAGGTGAGCTATCAGTGCCACTTATGCGTGGTGCCATGTGGTTTGAACGCCGAACAGAGGATGCAGTGATAACAATAGACTCGTTCACGGATGGAAAACCGGTGAGTATCATTGTCTTATATGCGGACATAAAAAAGAAACCCCAGATAAAAGATGGAAATGTTGTATTTGAACTGACCATTGAAGTAGATGATGATCTATTAGCAGTCGATTCTAATATTGATGTTACAGTTCCGTCTCTCCTTCATAAACTTGAAAAACAATTTGCAACTGCAATAAAAGAAAGAATTGAAGGAGCTTTCGAAGAAACACAAGCTCATCAAGCGGATGTTTTTAATATCGGACAATATTTAGAATGGTATTATCCTGACTATTGGGAAGAGGTTAGGCCGCAATGGTCTGAGAAATATAGTGACGTTATGTTAGAGTGTGATGTCACGATCAAAATTAACAGACCAGGTTCAGTGAAAGAGCCGCCGTGGGCAAAAGAGGAAATTGAGATTTAA
- a CDS encoding GerAB/ArcD/ProY family transporter has translation MTRHLERISQTQLMMGMFFFVFGSHGFLMSPLIEKGSYAAGAGMLLANVIGGVIVWAAVILCRSLPSMSFIDDGHLVLGKWLHYLFMAYLGFFFFHLAAFYVRQFNDFIVQTFLPGTPNAMIAFLITFIIVVAVRAGIEPIFRFAQVFFLFTIFSSLIIPFLLGKDLNFDMSIAFVTHVIKPALLQSAMYTTPWYADMIVIVFFYHALVRQQKTIKSVFVGSLLTTFVFLPFTINIIMRFGPHFSAEMTYSGHELLRSISVADFLENVDPFFISLWFYAVVIKVCICFYSATLVAAKVCGLRDYRVLVPAMGFFLFGFSMHMSENASEVYHFLLESWVGYAWIVVLIPVLYLVVAKLRGINQETIHNENY, from the coding sequence ATGACACGTCATTTGGAGCGAATTTCACAGACACAGTTGATGATGGGGATGTTCTTTTTTGTGTTTGGAAGCCATGGTTTTCTCATGAGTCCATTAATAGAAAAGGGAAGTTATGCCGCTGGGGCAGGGATGTTGTTGGCTAATGTTATAGGGGGAGTGATCGTGTGGGCAGCTGTGATTTTATGTCGTTCATTGCCTAGCATGTCATTTATTGATGATGGGCATCTCGTTCTCGGGAAGTGGTTGCACTATCTTTTTATGGCGTATTTAGGCTTTTTTTTCTTCCATTTAGCAGCCTTTTATGTCAGACAGTTTAACGATTTTATTGTGCAAACCTTCTTGCCGGGTACGCCAAATGCCATGATAGCATTTTTAATAACCTTCATAATTGTAGTGGCAGTTCGAGCTGGAATAGAACCGATTTTTCGTTTTGCACAAGTATTCTTTCTGTTTACCATTTTCAGTTCATTAATCATCCCCTTTTTACTTGGGAAAGATCTAAATTTTGATATGTCTATCGCATTTGTAACGCATGTCATAAAACCTGCTTTATTACAATCTGCCATGTATACAACGCCGTGGTATGCAGACATGATCGTTATTGTATTCTTTTATCATGCGTTAGTCCGCCAGCAAAAAACGATTAAAAGTGTTTTTGTCGGTTCGCTTTTGACGACTTTCGTCTTTCTACCTTTTACAATAAACATTATTATGCGATTTGGACCTCATTTTTCAGCGGAAATGACCTATTCAGGACATGAACTTCTGAGATCTATTAGTGTGGCTGATTTTTTAGAGAATGTTGATCCCTTTTTTATATCGCTATGGTTTTATGCTGTTGTTATTAAAGTGTGTATATGTTTTTATAGTGCTACCCTCGTTGCTGCAAAAGTATGTGGCTTGAGAGATTATCGCGTGCTTGTTCCTGCAATGGGCTTTTTTCTTTTTGGATTCAGTATGCATATGAGTGAGAATGCGTCAGAGGTGTACCATTTCTTGCTCGAAAGCTGGGTTGGCTATGCGTGGATTGTCGTATTAATTCCAGTGTTGTACCTTGTAGTTGCTAAACTGAGAGGGATCAATCAGGAAACGATACATAATGAAAACTATTAA
- a CDS encoding GntR family transcriptional regulator — MSELLPITINENSRTPIYDQIETQLKALIVSGKLPAGTALPSIRKLASTLSCSVITTRRSYQNLEQNGYIKTVQGKGTFVEKIDIKEQDIQKQEAVKEVLSEAIRIGKSYQYSHDELSRLFQELLKEADQYD; from the coding sequence ATGTCTGAACTATTACCGATTACGATTAATGAAAATAGCAGGACACCGATTTACGACCAAATTGAAACTCAATTAAAAGCGTTAATCGTCAGTGGGAAATTACCAGCTGGAACGGCACTCCCTTCAATTAGAAAGTTAGCCTCTACCTTATCATGTAGCGTCATTACAACCCGACGGTCTTATCAAAATTTAGAGCAAAACGGCTATATTAAAACCGTTCAAGGAAAAGGCACGTTCGTTGAAAAAATAGATATTAAGGAGCAAGATATTCAAAAACAGGAAGCGGTTAAAGAAGTATTAAGCGAGGCTATCCGTATTGGAAAAAGCTATCAATATTCACATGACGAATTATCTCGCTTATTTCAAGAACTATTAAAGGAGGCTGACCAGTATGATTGA
- a CDS encoding ABC transporter ATP-binding protein, whose product MIEMTGVTKAIDKTFTFGPVDFKIEPGTVTALIGNNGAGKSTLLRILTGMVFNDEGTIMRFSLQMKDVEWKEHIGYVPQTMIGYDYFTLSQLADLYKIGFTEWDEEAFQKLIDMFDLPLSKRFDAMSTGMQKQGLLVLALARRTKLLIMDEPLAGVDIESQVKMRELWVNYLDEDPERAILFATHIPEEVKEFADYIVCMYEGKITGTYEKDELQQQYGRIWVTAREEELRNLPGVIDVKLSGMACEVMTKALPETEQMLANKDYEIVMRQSLSFTDILHALLKENKQKEKV is encoded by the coding sequence ATGATTGAAATGACAGGCGTGACGAAAGCAATTGATAAGACCTTTACATTTGGACCAGTTGATTTTAAGATTGAGCCGGGAACAGTGACAGCCTTAATCGGTAACAATGGCGCAGGGAAAAGCACATTACTGCGCATATTGACGGGGATGGTATTTAATGATGAAGGTACAATCATGCGGTTTAGTCTTCAAATGAAGGATGTTGAGTGGAAAGAGCACATCGGTTACGTTCCCCAAACAATGATTGGCTATGACTACTTTACATTATCTCAGTTAGCCGATCTCTACAAGATTGGGTTTACAGAGTGGGATGAGGAGGCTTTTCAAAAATTAATAGACATGTTTGACCTGCCACTTTCAAAACGATTTGATGCTATGTCTACTGGTATGCAAAAACAAGGACTACTCGTGCTTGCTTTAGCACGGAGAACAAAGCTACTTATTATGGATGAACCGTTAGCTGGGGTAGATATAGAAAGTCAAGTTAAAATGAGAGAGTTATGGGTCAATTACCTTGATGAAGATCCGGAAAGAGCTATATTATTTGCCACCCATATCCCAGAAGAAGTAAAAGAATTTGCAGATTATATTGTGTGTATGTACGAAGGGAAAATTACTGGTACGTATGAAAAGGATGAGCTTCAGCAACAATACGGGCGAATATGGGTCACTGCTAGAGAAGAAGAATTACGAAACCTCCCTGGTGTCATAGACGTAAAGCTTAGTGGTATGGCATGCGAGGTCATGACAAAAGCATTACCAGAAACAGAGCAAATGCTGGCTAATAAAGATTATGAGATTGTTATGCGCCAGTCTCTTAGCTTCACAGATATTTTACACGCGCTTTTAAAAGAGAATAAGCAAAAGGAGAAGGTGTGA
- a CDS encoding ABC transporter ATP-binding protein has protein sequence MEKVLSVEGLGKKFKTTQAIKDISFHVNRGEIMAILGPNGAGKSTTIRNIMGIMYPDEGTITFHNHQEGDLPRHSIGYLPEERGLYKNVNVMDVLLYFAELKDYPVKKAKERALTYLKKLGLEGKEKSSVEELSKGMAQKVQLIASIIHEPELLILDEPFSGLDPVSQELFKEEIIALAAKGTAILLSSHQMNLVEELCDRLYMINQGRKVIYGTMDDVKEQYANFKCTIKGVNERSLLENIPNVQRIEYAEGKSVLYLEGDVDASQWIQQLPKALSIQEMAIDRISLHEIFIDIATGKDNQKEVPYA, from the coding sequence GTGGAGAAGGTATTGAGTGTGGAAGGATTGGGTAAAAAATTTAAAACAACCCAAGCCATAAAAGATATTTCCTTTCACGTCAACAGAGGAGAAATCATGGCTATTTTAGGACCGAATGGGGCAGGTAAATCCACGACAATCCGCAACATCATGGGCATTATGTATCCAGATGAGGGGACGATTACGTTCCATAACCACCAAGAAGGAGATTTACCGAGGCATTCCATCGGCTATTTACCTGAAGAACGTGGACTTTATAAAAATGTCAATGTGATGGATGTGCTCCTCTACTTTGCTGAACTGAAAGATTACCCTGTAAAAAAAGCGAAGGAGCGGGCGTTAACCTATTTAAAAAAATTAGGACTTGAAGGGAAAGAAAAAAGCTCTGTGGAAGAGCTATCCAAAGGGATGGCACAAAAAGTGCAATTAATCGCATCCATTATCCACGAACCGGAACTTCTCATTTTAGACGAACCGTTTTCTGGTCTGGACCCCGTCAGCCAGGAATTATTTAAAGAGGAGATTATTGCGCTCGCTGCCAAAGGAACGGCGATTCTATTATCTTCTCATCAAATGAATCTAGTGGAAGAACTGTGTGATCGCCTATATATGATTAACCAAGGACGAAAAGTCATCTATGGCACAATGGATGACGTAAAGGAACAGTATGCTAACTTTAAGTGCACGATAAAAGGGGTAAATGAGCGCTCGCTCTTAGAGAATATTCCGAATGTTCAGCGTATTGAGTATGCGGAGGGGAAATCTGTTCTTTATTTAGAAGGAGACGTTGATGCCTCACAATGGATTCAACAGCTTCCAAAAGCGTTATCCATTCAGGAAATGGCAATTGACCGTATATCGTTACACGAAATCTTCATTGATATTGCCACAGGAAAGGATAATCAAAAGGAGGTGCCGTATGCGTAA
- a CDS encoding ABC transporter permease, translating into MRNSLKVAKWEVKRNLKHKSFLISLFLTPLIFIFFFTIPTLFQGSDDDQEELIIDVYVTDELGVTDDIEKRVQDMANYWVVHRVADPEQALEEVREAERAVYLPLTEENITSGTIDVVASTELGDVEFSQLMTIEPIIKAAQLEEYGLTDDEVAVAVNPIALERQSPDTSSEMNETESIGPPFERIIPAGFAGLILFSVVITGMMIFQSASQEKKEKVAEMVLSSLTPTELMQGKIIGYFALGLIQSVVWIAIASPIIVWRFDLPVMSYLFVPELAILIFIALAGYLLFAAIFVGIGATVEDMTASSNFQGLIFMLPWLPFILIGPILHDPEGLIAQVGSFVPVTAPGVLLIRLAILEEWPWIEIVLALVVLVISIWLLMKLAGKIFKTGILMYGKNATPQEIWKWMRQ; encoded by the coding sequence ATGCGTAACAGTTTAAAAGTAGCTAAGTGGGAAGTGAAACGAAATTTGAAACATAAATCATTTCTTATTTCATTATTCCTAACGCCGCTTATTTTTATTTTCTTTTTTACGATCCCCACGTTATTTCAAGGTTCTGACGATGACCAAGAAGAGCTTATTATTGATGTGTATGTAACAGACGAATTAGGTGTGACTGATGATATTGAAAAACGTGTTCAAGACATGGCGAATTATTGGGTGGTCCATAGAGTAGCTGATCCTGAGCAGGCGTTAGAAGAAGTAAGGGAGGCAGAACGAGCAGTTTACCTTCCTTTAACAGAGGAGAATATAACGTCTGGTACGATTGATGTGGTTGCTTCAACAGAATTGGGTGATGTTGAGTTTAGTCAGCTTATGACGATTGAACCGATTATAAAAGCAGCCCAGCTGGAGGAATATGGACTTACAGATGATGAAGTTGCTGTTGCTGTTAATCCGATCGCCTTAGAGCGACAAAGTCCTGATACCTCCTCAGAAATGAATGAAACAGAGAGTATAGGGCCGCCATTTGAACGTATTATCCCGGCAGGGTTCGCTGGACTTATTTTATTTTCAGTCGTCATTACAGGGATGATGATCTTTCAAAGTGCGTCTCAAGAGAAGAAAGAAAAAGTGGCCGAGATGGTGTTGTCATCACTAACACCTACAGAGCTTATGCAAGGGAAAATTATTGGCTATTTTGCATTAGGCCTTATTCAAAGTGTCGTATGGATTGCTATCGCTTCTCCCATAATCGTTTGGCGATTTGACCTTCCTGTTATGAGCTATTTATTTGTACCTGAATTAGCTATCTTAATTTTTATCGCTTTAGCAGGCTACTTACTGTTTGCTGCTATTTTTGTAGGTATCGGAGCTACTGTGGAGGATATGACAGCATCGAGCAATTTTCAAGGGCTTATCTTCATGCTACCGTGGCTGCCATTTATACTAATTGGACCAATTCTACATGATCCAGAAGGATTGATTGCACAGGTGGGCTCCTTTGTTCCTGTCACAGCTCCAGGAGTATTGCTCATACGGTTAGCTATATTGGAGGAATGGCCTTGGATTGAAATCGTATTAGCACTAGTCGTGCTCGTCATAAGTATTTGGCTGTTAATGAAATTAGCTGGGAAGATCTTTAAAACAGGTATTTTGATGTACGGAAAAAATGCTACTCCTCAAGAGATTTGGAAGTGGATGAGACAATAA